In Cherax quadricarinatus isolate ZL_2023a chromosome 15, ASM3850222v1, whole genome shotgun sequence, the following proteins share a genomic window:
- the LOC128705329 gene encoding putative surface protein SACOL0050, giving the protein MTIYKWLVLSLVGVVSCAKLPGGIFAGVNDPATTPTTLPTESNTQYTSTTTSLSSTNYIQDTPTTLPTVNDTQYTPTTLPTTNDTQHTPTTLPTENDTQHTLITLPAETYTPPTLSNQTYTVLIYSDEELTVTPATPSEIVQRWSEVPEMLKDPSSPVSGALTDEPTFFGVAGRGDDTSRNVYNSDNDDTDDYADYNSLKDNESDREAKYEYEDEGDDTEMEDNEGDDTEMEDNEGDDTEMEDNEGDDTEMEDNEGDDTEMEDNEGDDTENDDDGDGDDAEEKSGGSSDAKYSGDDDDDDDTEDDYNYEETLFDNYDEYDEDDYDNSEYDGYIKSYWDINDEKEEHNITNYNSNDEDDNDNEDHSDGSDDKRDNTMDNDNRMAHMYHFGNESSDLTPMHSSGTQGPQRLLASEDLHISRTITTTDADIGSEGLVETSTTEGEEKQPSYYHSDESIARGETVIMLSDTQLRHLQDLGTSGYADEDQEEYTERYDYEDKARGEESTTFLPVENSRQETTGTPAFLSSDTAHYYKTDFITNEELEHMLKSYPEFLFTGEQWENGQAGEEDFASTERDAHYVTGEIIDEERDVTKLGLNYTGQERNGTTQGEDQHDGRLTLLSLSAPTEINYLEVTNQTRGNRGVLNTTTQNFTVGNIQEGSQGMVIPDMSQTYNELVKSDQLTAEERQDLSDLERLRRTVEALGGEKTLHKNLEIHHIVRRQLQGHEACKVLNRRRRTAENNTVEEHSEAEKFPEYLVRVRRGVSNVGKSLEQGTARYKQLLNQYKKVCDFIALTFFDK; this is encoded by the coding sequence GTTGGTCTTGAGCCTCGTGGGTGTGGTATCCTGTGCCAAGCTACCTGGGGGCATTTTTGCTGGCGTTAATGACCCAGCGaccacccccaccacacttcCCACAGAgagcaacacacaatacacatctACCACTACATCATTATCTTCAACGAACTATATACAGGACACTCCTACTACACTCCCTACAGTGAACGACACACAGTACACGCCTACCACACTCCCTACAACGAACGACACACAGCACACGCCTACCACACTCCCTACAGAGAATGACACCcaacacacactcatcacactccCTGCAGAGACCTATACACCGCCCACACTCTCAAACCAAACCTACACTGTTTTGATATATTCCGACGAGGAGCTTACAGTGACCCCCGCCACGCCTTCTGAAATTGTTCAGCGCTGGTCCGAGGTGCCTGAAATGCTGAAGGATCCTAGTTCACCAGTCAGTGGTGCCCTGACGGATGAACCAACGTTCTTTGGTGTTGCTGGAAGAGGAGATGACACAAGCAGGAACGTATATAATAGTGACAACGATGATACAGATGATTACGCAGATTATAACAGCTTAAAGGATAATGAATCTGACCGTGAAGCGAAATATGAGTATGAAGATGAGGGTGATGACACTGAAATGGAAGACAACGAGGGTGATGACACTGAAATGGAAGACAACGAGGGTGATGACACTGAAATGGAAGACAACGAGGGTGATGACACTGAAATGGAAGACAACGAGGGTGATGACACTGAAATGGAAGACAACGAGGGTGATGATACTGAAAATGATGACGATGGCGATGGTGATGACGCTGAAGAGAAGAgtggaggcagcagtgacgccaagtatagtggtgatgatgatgatgatgatgatactgagGACGATTATAACTACGAAGAGACTCTTTTCGATAACTATGACGAGTATGATGAAGATGATTACGACAACAGCGAGTATGATGGCTACATAAAAAGTTACTGGGACATCAACGACGAGAAGGAAGAACATAATATTACAAACTACAACAGTAATGATGAAGACGATAACGACAATGAAGATCACAGCGACGGAAGCGATGATAAACGCGACAACACAATGGACAATGACAACAGAATGGCGCACATGTACCATTTTGGAAATGAGTCCAGCGACTTGACCCCCATGCACTCTAGTGGGACCCAAGGTCCTCAGAGGTTACTTGCCAGTGAAGATCTACATATATCTAGGACGATCACAACGACGGACGCTGATATAGGCAGTGAAGGATTGGTTGAAACTTCTACCACGGAGGGTGAGGAGAAGCAACCATCGTACTACCATAGTGATGAGAGCATAGCTAGAGGCGAGACAGTCATCATGCTGAGCGACACACAGCTCCGGCACCTGCAGGATCTGGGAACTTCTGGATATgcagatgaggatcaggaagaATATACAGAAAGATATGACTACGAGGATAAGGCAAGAGGTGAAGAAAGTACCACTTTCCTACCAGTCGAGAACTCCAGGCAGGAAACAACAGGTACGCCAGCTTTTCTATCTAGTGACACAgcccactactacaagactgattTCATCACGAATGAAGAATTAGAACACATGCTGAAAAGTTACCCTGAGTTTTTGTTCACTGGAGAACAGTGGGAAAATGGTCAGGCTGGAGAAGAAGATTTTGCTAGTACAGAGAGGGACGCTCACTATGTAACTGGTGAAAttatcgatgaagaaagggatgTGACAAAGTTGGGATTAAATTACACTGGACAGGAACGTAACGGAACCACACAAGGAGAAGATCAACATGATGGAAGACTGACCTTGCTCTCACTTTCTGCACCAACCGAAATAAATTACTTGGAGGTCACCAATCAAACAAGAGGAAATCGAGGCGTCCTCAACACGACTACTCAAAATTTTACTGTTGGAAACATCCAAGAAGGGTCCCAGGGTATGGTAATTCCAGATATGTCCCAGACATATAATGAGCTTGTCAAATCTGACCAACTAACAGCAGAAGAGAGGCAGGACCTAAGCGACCTGGAAAGACTCCGGAGGACGGTGGAAGCTCTGGGAGGGGAGAAAACTCTTCACAAGAACCTTGAAATACACCATATCGTCCGGAGACAACTGCAGGGACACGAGGCTTGTAAGGTGTTGAATAGGAGACGCAGGACCGCGGAAAACAACACTGTGGAAGAACATAGTGAGGCTGAGAAGTTTCCTGAATATTTAGTGAGAGTACGGCGAGGTGTGAGCAACGTTGGCAagagtctggaacaaggtacCGCTAGATACAAGCAACTTCTCAACCAGTACAAGAAAGTGTGTGACTTCATCGCTTTGACTTTCTTCGACAAATAA